A genomic window from Pygocentrus nattereri isolate fPygNat1 chromosome 22, fPygNat1.pri, whole genome shotgun sequence includes:
- the LOC119262094 gene encoding uncharacterized protein LOC119262094 gives MERSRAVLITLMCVLISSISGIFVEMRVKPGDDVTIYCDCTWKRRFKIVWVIKPSDEHQPPLFHLTEDSTLPHYSYVWNKSKLTYDLLVKNITGSELGLYYCALHETKFSRNKNGDGLIEDLYLDGNRTTFLSFQDTTVPCANLSETPSTPPVSDCIVCWKLLVSVCPVCVLLSSVVSSICVYCICTTRTKADHEADQQRNISMRKHDEVGNDVCYASLDVPSGHKKRLKTRTVESSDFCTYSQVKI, from the exons ATGGAGAGATCAAGAGCTGTGCTCATCACTCTAATGT GTGTTTTGATCTCCAGCATCTCTGGAATATTTGTGGAGATGAGAGTCAAACCAGGAGACGATGTGACCATCTACTGCGACTGCACCTGGAAGCGTAGATTTAAAATAGTATGGGTGATAAAACCCTCAGACGAGCATCAACCTCCTCTCTTTCATTTAACTGAGGACTCGACACTTCCACATTACTCTTATGTTTGGAACAAGTCCAAGTTGACATACGATCTGCTGGTGAAGAACATCACTGGATCAGAACTTGGCTTGTACTACTGCGCTCTACATGAGACCAAGTTTTCTAGAAATAAGAATGGAGATGGTTTAATAGAGGATCTTTATCTTGATGGGAACAGAACCACTTTCCTCTCTTTCCAGG aCACAACGGTTCCTTGTGCCAATCTCTCCGAaaccccctccacccctcctGTATCAGACTGTATTGTCTGCTGGAAGctgctggtcagtgtgtgtcctgtgtgtgttctcctctcctcagtGGTCTCCTCCATCTGTGTGTACTGCATCTGCACCACCAGAACTAAAG CTGATCATGAAGCAGACCAGCAAAGGAATATCAGCATGAGAAAACATGATGAG GTTGGAAATGATGTTTGCTATGCTTCATTGGACGTCCCGAGTGGTCATAAGAAACGGCTGAAGACGAGGACAGTTGAAAGCTCTGATTTCTGCACATATTCTCAAGTTAAAATTTGA